One Cryptomeria japonica chromosome 9, Sugi_1.0, whole genome shotgun sequence genomic window carries:
- the LOC131858352 gene encoding uncharacterized protein LOC131858352, with protein MESLAHSSDYYPQGNDQAESSNKNLINIMEKLVSENFKDWYKKLYEALLAGCTLPKRAIGMFTFELVYGVGSQVELLLELAATKLQIVIEDTYFQSSLEKKIMHLTNIDEERDRLVD; from the coding sequence ATGGAATCTCTTGCTCACTCGtctgattattatcctcagggaaatgACCAGGCTGAATCTAGTAACAAAAACCTCATTAATATCATGGAAAAGTTAGTAAGTGAGAATTTTAAGGATTGGTATAAGAAACTGTATGAAGCTCTTTTGGCTGGCTGTACATTGCCAAAAAGGGCAATTGGGATGTTTACGTTTGAACTGGTCTATGGTGTTGGTTCTCAAGTAGAACTTCTTTTAGAGCTGGCAGCCACCAAGTTACAAATAGTGATTGAAGACACCTACTTCCAGAGTTCTTTAGAAAAGAAAATCATGCACCTAACAAATATTGATGAAGAGAGGGATAGACTGGTGGACTGA